The genomic stretch GACGCCGCCCCGAATGCGCGACATAATATCCTTGGCGGCAAACAGGTGGAATCCAGCTTCTTTCAATACCGGCAGCATCAGGGTTTCCAGGGTATTCAATCCCTGCCCGGCAGCGCCGCCAATGACCAGATTAATATCCATCATAATAAATCCTCAGCATCTTATTCTCATTACCCACTACCACCCAAGCACATAAATCCAGACAATTCCCAGCCCGTAAAAAATCTGGGCAACTGCCAGCAGAACCAGCAACAGGTTATTCAAACCATGGATAAACGGCAGCACCAGTCGACGTTTTTTATAGCGGTCCAGATAAATGCCACTGACCAGACCAATAATGATCAGCGGTACCATCAACACCGCTATTCTGGCATGCATACCAGTAATAAAAAATGCATGCCAGGTATAACGAACCATGACAAAACCACCAACCAGGCCAAGGAACCAGATAGCAAGAACCACTTCTCCCAGGCGGACATGGTGTTTCCAGGCAAATGGCTGCCGCCGGTGCAAATGCTGGGTTGTAAAGCGAGCAATCCCCAAGCGCAAAACATAAAAAGAGAGGATGATGGCCGCCATCTGCAGCAGCGGATGAAACCAGAGCATAGCGATATCCCTACAAAACATCAGGATAACCGGGGACAGAATAAAATTCTGTCCCCGGTCAGAAGAACTCTTTACTTAAACTCATGCAACAGGATAAAATCATTACGTTCCCGGGCCGCGTGACAACCAATGCATCCCCGGGGTTTCCCGGCCTTGTCCACCTTACCCGTGGGGGAATATTTCACCCAGAACCAGTCTCCAGCTGCCGGGTTATAGCCTTCCACCTTAACCATCACCGTAATCGCCTTCAGCTCCTTCTTCTTATTAAAATTGTCTTTGACGATTATGGTGCCATAGGATACCGGCGGTTTTGCCGATGACAACCCGG from Pseudomonadota bacterium encodes the following:
- a CDS encoding DUF4079 domain-containing protein, with product MLWFHPLLQMAAIILSFYVLRLGIARFTTQHLHRRQPFAWKHHVRLGEVVLAIWFLGLVGGFVMVRYTWHAFFITGMHARIAVLMVPLIIIGLVSGIYLDRYKKRRLVLPFIHGLNNLLLVLLAVAQIFYGLGIVWIYVLGW
- a CDS encoding cytochrome P460 family protein, giving the protein MKKKLGIVALMSMVLLFGVGICLAEMPSADPASIWTYITKTSPYHQWQNWPDHKGVQQGRSPHGILHQVFVNKTGLSSAKPPVSYGTIIVKDNFNKKKELKAITVMVKVEGYNPAAGDWFWVKYSPTGKVDKAGKPRGCIGCHAARERNDFILLHEFK